A window of Rubricoccus marinus contains these coding sequences:
- a CDS encoding LptF/LptG family permease, producing MKRLHWAILRALPLPFFAAFGTLMFLLLMQFLIKWLPELVGRGLPFGAMAELIAYSLAYMVTLAVPMAWLIAQLAAFGKLAESRAYLVVKSAGVPLWRLAWPAALVGVFLVLGMGVFNNILLPEANYRMNALWRDISTARPAFALEPGVFYTGVDGYAIRADAIPPDSTGVLVGVTVVEGRTSGGGQTVLAAERATIQREYGGQRLTLLLENGQAHAKRGGGEDRYERLAFDRHRVAFDLGSLGFERRDEASGARSDRTMLTSEMLAVIDSLDAQVRVRADSARATALRLGRPVASGAPGLDSLLASGAVSPEAYAFRDRSPQDLERTAPEAGSPVASGEAPLLAGLDAQTRRSVVALAQDRTREVRSTAEAAASSAQWERQRADRYRVEVYKKNSIALACLVFVLVGVPLGLAIPRAGVGVIATLSVFIFLFYWISLVQGEKLADRGLLPPWLGMWAANVIIGIIGAYLVAREARDPAWRDPIATLAGLAKRRKG from the coding sequence GTGAAGCGCCTGCATTGGGCCATTCTCCGCGCGCTGCCGCTGCCGTTTTTCGCAGCGTTCGGCACGCTGATGTTTCTGCTCCTGATGCAGTTCCTCATCAAGTGGCTGCCGGAGTTGGTGGGGCGCGGGCTGCCGTTCGGCGCGATGGCGGAGTTGATCGCGTACAGCCTCGCGTACATGGTGACGCTGGCCGTCCCAATGGCGTGGCTGATCGCGCAGCTCGCGGCGTTCGGGAAGCTGGCCGAGAGCCGCGCCTACCTCGTCGTCAAGAGTGCGGGTGTGCCGCTGTGGCGGCTGGCGTGGCCGGCGGCGCTCGTGGGCGTCTTTCTCGTGCTCGGCATGGGCGTGTTCAACAACATCCTCCTGCCCGAGGCGAACTACCGCATGAACGCCCTCTGGCGCGACATCAGCACCGCGCGCCCGGCCTTCGCGCTGGAGCCCGGCGTGTTCTACACCGGCGTAGACGGCTACGCGATCCGCGCCGACGCCATCCCGCCAGACTCCACCGGCGTGCTCGTCGGCGTGACCGTCGTGGAGGGCCGGACCTCTGGCGGCGGGCAGACCGTCCTCGCGGCTGAGCGCGCCACGATCCAGCGCGAGTACGGCGGCCAGCGGCTTACCCTCCTGCTCGAGAACGGTCAGGCCCACGCCAAGCGCGGAGGCGGCGAGGACCGCTACGAGCGCCTCGCCTTTGACCGCCACCGCGTCGCCTTCGACCTCGGCTCGCTCGGCTTCGAGCGCCGCGACGAGGCCTCTGGCGCCCGGTCCGACCGCACGATGCTGACGAGCGAGATGCTCGCCGTGATCGACTCGCTGGACGCCCAGGTCCGGGTCCGCGCCGACTCCGCCCGCGCTACGGCTCTCCGGCTCGGCCGGCCCGTCGCCTCCGGCGCGCCCGGCCTCGATTCGCTCCTGGCCTCTGGCGCCGTCTCGCCAGAGGCGTACGCGTTCCGCGACCGGTCTCCCCAAGACCTCGAGCGCACGGCGCCAGAGGCGGGATCGCCGGTTGCCTCAGGCGAGGCGCCGCTCCTGGCCGGCTTGGACGCGCAGACGCGCCGCTCGGTGGTGGCGCTGGCGCAGGACCGCACGCGCGAGGTGCGGAGCACGGCCGAGGCGGCGGCATCGTCCGCGCAGTGGGAGCGCCAGCGGGCCGACCGCTACCGGGTGGAGGTGTACAAGAAGAACTCCATCGCGCTGGCCTGCCTCGTCTTCGTGCTCGTCGGCGTTCCGCTCGGCCTCGCGATCCCGCGCGCGGGCGTCGGCGTGATCGCCACGCTGTCCGTCTTCATCTTCCTCTTCTACTGGATCTCGCTCGTGCAAGGCGAGAAGCTGGCCGACCGCGGGCTGCTCCCGCCGTGGCTGGGCATGTGGGCGGCGAACGTCATCATCGGCATCATCGGCGCCTACCTCGTCGCGCGAGAGGCCCGGGACCCGGCGTGGCGCGACCCTATCGCTACGCTTGCGGGACTGGCAAAGCGTCGCAAAGGCTAG
- a CDS encoding Nif3-like dinuclear metal center hexameric protein: MPTAADIVASLNRWAPEAQKADFDNVGLQVGDPSREVTRVIVALDLTPEVIDEAVASGAEMIVTHHPLLFKPLTKLVPDGFVPALAFRLAQENIAFAAIHTNLDAQFGGVSFALAGLLGLQGVTTLAPEAGMLKKLVVFAPQTHAAGVRKAMAEAGAGQIGDYKDCSFSASGEGRFRATAAATPHVGARGEVHVEPEVRIEVLVERWTLGAVVRAMKEAHPYEEVAYDVYAIEQSSRTIGYGAVGTLPEPLALDAFLARVASGTEAEVLRYSAAPEAMISRVAVCGGSGMSFFGAALASGADAFVTGDVTYHRFFEPLDARGRSRMALIDAGHYETEWVTERLLAEHIAGAFPDLHVSRTRTRTSPVQTFVP, translated from the coding sequence ATGCCTACCGCCGCCGACATCGTCGCCTCCCTCAACCGCTGGGCGCCAGAGGCGCAGAAAGCCGACTTCGACAACGTCGGGCTCCAGGTGGGCGACCCGTCACGCGAAGTCACGCGCGTGATCGTGGCGCTGGACCTCACGCCCGAGGTGATCGACGAGGCCGTCGCCTCTGGCGCGGAGATGATCGTGACACATCACCCGCTGCTGTTCAAGCCGCTCACAAAGCTGGTGCCGGACGGCTTCGTGCCCGCACTCGCGTTCCGACTCGCGCAGGAGAACATCGCGTTCGCCGCCATCCACACGAACCTCGACGCGCAGTTTGGCGGCGTCTCGTTCGCGCTCGCGGGGCTCCTCGGGCTGCAAGGCGTGACCACGCTCGCGCCAGAGGCCGGGATGTTGAAAAAGCTCGTCGTGTTCGCGCCTCAGACGCACGCCGCTGGCGTCCGCAAAGCGATGGCCGAGGCCGGCGCGGGACAGATCGGGGATTACAAGGACTGCTCGTTTTCTGCCTCTGGCGAGGGGCGCTTCCGAGCGACCGCCGCCGCGACGCCGCACGTCGGCGCCAGAGGCGAGGTGCACGTGGAGCCCGAGGTGCGGATCGAGGTGCTCGTGGAGCGCTGGACGCTGGGGGCCGTCGTGCGCGCGATGAAGGAGGCACACCCGTACGAGGAGGTCGCCTACGACGTGTACGCCATCGAGCAAAGCTCCCGGACGATCGGCTACGGCGCCGTCGGCACGCTGCCCGAGCCTCTGGCGCTGGACGCCTTTCTCGCGCGCGTCGCGAGCGGGACCGAGGCCGAGGTGCTCCGGTATTCTGCCGCGCCCGAGGCCATGATCTCGCGCGTGGCCGTCTGCGGCGGCTCCGGCATGAGCTTTTTCGGCGCCGCCCTCGCCTCTGGCGCCGATGCCTTCGTCACCGGCGACGTCACCTACCACCGCTTTTTCGAGCCGCTCGACGCCAGAGGCCGCTCGCGCATGGCGCTGATCGACGCGGGGCATTACGAGACGGAGTGGGTCACGGAGCGCCTTCTCGCCGAGCACATCGCGGGCGCGTTCCCGGACCTCCACGTCTCACGCACGCGCACGCGCACGAGCCCGGTCCAGACGTTCGTGCCGTAG